CACCGACCTGCAGCTCGCCATCATGAAGATGAGGATGCAGCCCATAGCGCGGGTCTTCAACAAGTTCCCCCGCATGGTGCGCGACCTCTCACGCCAGACGGGAAAGCAGGTGGAGCTTGTCATAAGCGGCGAGGATACGGAGCTCGACAAGACGGTCATCGAGGAGATAGGCGATCCGCTGGTTCACCTCGTGCGCAACTCCATGGACCACGGTATCGAGGCGCCCGATGAGCGCGAGGCGGCCGGAAAGCCGAGGGCAGGGACGATAAGGCTCAGCGCCTACCAGGAGGGCCGCAACATAGTCGTCCTCGTCGAGGACGACGGCGCCGGCATAGACCCCGACAAGGTGAGGCGCAAGGCCTGCGAAAAGGGCCTGGTCACGGCCGAGGAGGCCGAGAAGATATCGGACAAGGAGGCCCTCAACTTCATCTTCGCCCCGGGCTTCTCCACGGCCAAGCAGGTGAGCGACATATCGGGACGCGGCGTGGGCATGGATGTCGTTAAGACGAACATCACCAAGATAAACGGCTCCATCTCCATAGAGTCCGAGGTCGGCAAGGGCACGAAGATATACTTCAGGCTCCCCCTGACGCTCGCCATAATCCAGGCCCTGACCATCGAAGCCGGCGGCGAGGTCTACGCGCTGCCCCTCTCCATCGTCGAGGAGAACATCCGGGTCATGCGCGACGAGATAAAGACCGTCGAGGGGAGGGCGGTGATAAAGATACGCGACAGGGTCCTTCCCATAGTGAGGCTCGTGGACATCGTCGGCGGCTGCGCGTCCGGGGACGAGTCGAACTGGATGTACGTGGTCGTCATAGCCGTGGGCGAAAGACGCTTCGGACTGCTCGTGGACAGGCTCCACGGCCAGGAAGAGATAGTCATGAAGAGCATGGGCGAGTATCTGAAGGGGACGGAAGGTGTGGCCGGCGCCTGCATCACCGGCGACGGAAACGTGGTCCTCATACTCGATGTGGGGAGCGCGCTGGGCGGAGCGATGGGCATTGCCTGAGGGTCCGGCGGAAAGCGGTTTCTGAAAGAGGGTGCGATGCGAAAGATAAGGGTCCTTACCGTTGACGACTCGGCGTTCATGCGCCGCGTCATAAGGCAGATGCTCGAGAGCGATCCCGAGATCGAGGTCGTCGGCGCGGCCAGGGACGGGATGGAGGGCGTGGAGATGGCCCTCGACCTCAAGCCCGACGTCATCACGATGGATATCGAGATGC
The DNA window shown above is from Deltaproteobacteria bacterium and carries:
- a CDS encoding chemotaxis protein CheA, coding for MSDFADEMQDIINDFIEESTEALDTLDRKFVELEKSPGDMELLNDIFRSVHTIKGASGFLGFNQMVEVTHVAEDILNKLRKGEMAVDAEIMDGILQAFDLIKVLLDNIRNGVDREEEIGPTVELLKRLNERGAQARSQEPSSDSAQGKGGKAKKTADSRKKAPKKKAGKSTSGRGREEKPPSQRETGAEGAQEEKGGGEELPSVDEIRAELAAADASKAQTGGDEPVRTSAASSGAGNPQPAKPPAAKEREQSIRVDIERLDNVLNLAGELVLARNRFMRLGSKMTDWGGEHEMVGQIDEAIAQLNLVTTDLQLAIMKMRMQPIARVFNKFPRMVRDLSRQTGKQVELVISGEDTELDKTVIEEIGDPLVHLVRNSMDHGIEAPDEREAAGKPRAGTIRLSAYQEGRNIVVLVEDDGAGIDPDKVRRKACEKGLVTAEEAEKISDKEALNFIFAPGFSTAKQVSDISGRGVGMDVVKTNITKINGSISIESEVGKGTKIYFRLPLTLAIIQALTIEAGGEVYALPLSIVEENIRVMRDEIKTVEGRAVIKIRDRVLPIVRLVDIVGGCASGDESNWMYVVVIAVGERRFGLLVDRLHGQEEIVMKSMGEYLKGTEGVAGACITGDGNVVLILDVGSALGGAMGIA